In one window of Thermoplasmata archaeon DNA:
- a CDS encoding RNAase P yields MNNCNKKAEIKKISEQRINKLFNLAIEYTKKGNFDQAKKYVSSALKISSHYKVPVPEQYKHIYCKRCNFILISSKTAQIRLKNKKIIIKCLNCGTYRRFIIK; encoded by the coding sequence GTGAATAATTGCAATAAAAAAGCAGAAATAAAAAAGATTTCAGAGCAGAGAATTAACAAACTGTTCAATTTGGCAATAGAGTATACCAAAAAAGGTAACTTTGACCAAGCAAAAAAATATGTGAGCTCTGCACTTAAAATTTCATCACATTACAAAGTTCCAGTGCCAGAGCAGTATAAACATATTTATTGCAAAAGATGTAACTTTATTTTAATTTCATCAAAAACTGCGCAAATAAGATTGAAAAATAAAAAGATAATAATAAAATGCCTAAATTGCGGCACTTACAGAAGATTTATAATCAAATAG
- a CDS encoding phosphoglycolate phosphatase: MIKVIATDIDGTITDLQRRINIDVLSAFRKVEEKGIKIILVSGNVLPVTLAYKTFIGTSGPVIAENGGILLFNNQVYKYFEIEPVLEAYKYLLKYMPEAKRILTDRWRETSIALDASLDIQKIKNVLSNFNVRIETTGYGIHVTAKEQNKFFGLQKALELMKISPDDVLAFGDSDNDVDMIKNVGIGVAVGNAFEVVKKNAKIVAEKNGGEGVVETLKLFGII; the protein is encoded by the coding sequence ATGATAAAAGTAATAGCAACAGATATTGATGGAACAATAACAGATTTACAGAGAAGAATAAATATTGATGTGCTATCTGCGTTCAGGAAAGTTGAAGAAAAAGGCATAAAAATAATACTTGTAAGCGGTAATGTTCTGCCAGTAACGCTAGCATATAAGACATTTATAGGTACTTCTGGGCCTGTAATTGCGGAGAATGGTGGAATACTGCTTTTTAACAATCAAGTTTATAAATATTTTGAGATCGAGCCAGTGCTCGAGGCCTATAAATATCTACTCAAGTACATGCCGGAAGCTAAGAGAATATTAACAGATCGCTGGCGAGAAACATCTATAGCGCTAGATGCTTCACTGGATATACAGAAGATTAAAAATGTACTATCCAATTTCAATGTTCGTATAGAAACTACGGGTTATGGAATTCACGTTACTGCAAAAGAGCAAAACAAATTTTTTGGATTACAGAAAGCGCTAGAGCTTATGAAAATATCTCCTGATGATGTTCTGGCATTTGGAGACAGTGACAATGATGTGGATATGATCAAAAATGTGGGCATAGGTGTGGCCGTAGGAAATGCATTTGAAGTAGTGAAAAAAAACGCTAAGATAGTAGCTGAGAAAAATGGTGGAGAGGGCGTAGTAGAAACATTGAAACTATTCGGCATAATTTAA
- a CDS encoding MFS transporter, which produces MDWYKDKNLIALSVTFMLANIGWGMAWPYLPVYIEILGGSLLAVGLLSILYNIFASVFQYPWGKMSDKYHNRKIFISTGVLGSGFLYYVIASTVSPLIVLGYRSIQGMVTSMSTPASSALIVEMAGAHTGIYFGIFNSFSELGYTVGSLLGSAAVVYFHSVKAVFVIAFILLLLSALIGIIFIKEKKVPIDRSKIPFPVFRHEGKPGRMPLNIKEAIKMWKTNRKIIIIFFTVLFVMSGSGEVYSLLPIYFDKFGQQWVGFLYGIEAISITVTMPLMGYIVDKLGKRITLLIGIVGYIITFILFSIMPSPQLMIVAELISGIKWSAFLIGSSTYIASVSPKDKMARGQALLNTAQTGGWVIGPIVGIIAATYLSLVLNFYIAMIFVFIGLIIALLYVKEPLTEK; this is translated from the coding sequence ATGGATTGGTACAAGGATAAAAATTTAATTGCCCTATCGGTAACATTCATGCTTGCAAATATAGGTTGGGGAATGGCATGGCCATATTTGCCTGTTTATATAGAAATTCTTGGTGGATCATTACTGGCTGTAGGATTACTATCAATTTTATACAATATATTTGCAAGCGTGTTTCAGTATCCATGGGGTAAAATGTCAGATAAATACCACAATAGAAAAATATTTATCAGCACGGGAGTGCTAGGGTCTGGTTTTCTATACTATGTAATAGCATCAACTGTATCACCACTTATAGTCCTTGGATATCGGAGCATACAAGGCATGGTTACATCGATGAGCACACCTGCATCATCAGCATTAATAGTGGAGATGGCCGGAGCACATACCGGTATCTATTTTGGCATATTCAACTCTTTTTCAGAGCTAGGATACACGGTGGGCAGCTTACTAGGAAGTGCTGCAGTAGTATATTTTCACAGTGTTAAAGCAGTTTTTGTAATTGCCTTTATATTGCTTTTACTGTCTGCATTAATAGGCATAATATTCATAAAAGAGAAGAAAGTACCAATCGACAGATCGAAAATACCGTTTCCAGTATTTAGGCATGAAGGTAAGCCAGGCAGGATGCCTTTAAACATAAAAGAAGCTATAAAAATGTGGAAAACAAACAGAAAAATAATAATAATATTTTTTACAGTATTATTTGTGATGTCAGGATCTGGTGAAGTATATTCACTTCTTCCAATCTATTTTGACAAATTCGGGCAGCAATGGGTCGGTTTTTTATATGGTATAGAAGCAATATCAATTACGGTCACTATGCCTTTAATGGGATATATAGTGGATAAGCTAGGGAAGAGAATCACTTTATTGATAGGAATTGTAGGATATATTATTACATTCATACTATTTTCGATAATGCCATCACCACAATTAATGATAGTTGCAGAGTTAATATCTGGTATAAAATGGTCTGCTTTTCTGATCGGGAGTTCGACATACATTGCAAGCGTCTCTCCGAAAGATAAAATGGCAAGGGGGCAGGCATTGTTAAATACTGCACAAACTGGGGGTTGGGTTATAGGGCCTATTGTTGGGATAATAGCTGCAACATATCTGAGCCTGGTATTGAACTTTTATATAGCAATGATATTCGTGTTTATAGGCTTGATAATCGCACTTCTATATGTTAAAGAGCCTTTAACTGAAAAATAG